Proteins co-encoded in one Medicago truncatula cultivar Jemalong A17 chromosome 8, MtrunA17r5.0-ANR, whole genome shotgun sequence genomic window:
- the LOC112417063 gene encoding ethylene-responsive transcription factor ERF117, which produces MAPKKRKSTKEKEKVDATSEDEFYYQTVRIVANDPDATESSSDEQVQKPNPSKPLLPKRILCEFVQPNPEIVKKLPQKQGLWRRFSTSIYKGVRRLRGNKERYAAQIRNPFEKTTEYLGTHDTEYEAALAYRRKTKEFHKRKLADSNKDKQGEEAVAPVLNQYCKEQGKGYDPSDDDDDDEDDDIGGRNVNDVAV; this is translated from the exons ATGGCGccaaaaaagagaaaatcaacgaaagaaaaagaaaaggttgaCGCAACAAGCGAAGATGAATTTTATTATCAAACAGTTCGAATTGTGGCTAACGATCCCGATGCAACAGAGAGTTCAAGTGATGAACAAGTTCAAAAACCTAATCCCTCAAAACCATTACTACCTAAGAGAATTTTGTGTGAGTTTGTGCAACCAAATCCAGAAATAGTTAAAAAGCTTCCTCAAAAACAAGGATTGTGGAGAAGGTTTTCCACAAGCATTTACAAAGGTGTTCGGCGCCTCCGTGGGAACAAGGAAAGATATGCAGCTCAGATTAGAAATCCATTTGAAAAGACAACTGAGTACCTTGGTACTCATGATACCGAGTATGAAGCTGCTTTGGCTTATCGCAGAAAGACTAAGGAGTTCCATAAAAGAAAGTTAGCTGATTCGAACAAGGACAAACAAG GAGAGGAGGCAGTTGCACCTGTTCTTAATCAATATTGCAAGGAACAAGGGAAAGGGTATGATCCCTCTGACGACGATGATGATGACGAGGACGATGACATTGGAGGTAGAAATGTTAATGATGTTGCAG TTTGA
- the LOC11411153 gene encoding zinc finger protein CONSTANS-LIKE 16 produces the protein MIIDMKGDADAGALGAKTARACDSCLRRRARWFCAADDAFLCHGCDNLVHSANLLASRHERVRLQTASAKVTTTAQAWHSGFTRKARTPRHNKNSSIQQQQQRLKEKVLFNTSFLPLVPELGGEEEQGQELLVDIDEADEEQLLCRVPVFDANPFDLETCTVKNDAVDFEEMCDLDSFCEFDVDLAEFAANVESLLGVGSSEIQENSSGQVFDYKQENEMDASKSEMLKVKDEELDDLESVFDMTSDDVFHWNIDNNDVSLAQQEKEYMPLSNSSVGYSESVITKEETKRERFLRLNYEEVITEWSRQGSPSPWTTANPPKFNCDDDSWQNLLGSSGVEGEVRSLRGQLMGSGGDGGREARVSRYREKRRTRLFAKKIRYEVRKLNAEKRPRMKGRFVKRTACFAGGATSFPTNYH, from the exons ATGATTATAGACATGAAAGGTGATGCAGATGCAGGTGCCTTGGGAGCCAAGACAGCAAGAGCATGTGATAGCTGTTTAAGAAGAAGAGCACGTTGGTTTTGTGCTGCAGATGATGCTTTCCTTTGTCATGGTTGTGACAATTTGGTTCACTCTGCAAATCTATTAGCAAGTAGACACGAAAGGGTTCGCCTTCAAACCGCGTCTGCTAAGGTAACAACAACAGCACAAGCATGGCACAGTGGATTCACAAGGAAAGCAAGAACTCCCCGCCACAACAAAAATTCGTcgattcaacaacaacagcaacgtCTCAAGGAAAAAGTTCTCTTCAATACTAGTTTTCTTCCACTTGTTCCTGAACTCGGAGGTGAAGAAGAACAAGGACAAGAACTACTTGTTGATATTGATGAGGCTGATGAGGAGCAGTTGCTGTGTCGTGTGCCAGTTTTCGATGCCAACCCTTTTGATTTAGAGACTTGTACTGTGAAAAATGATGCTGTTGATTTTGAGGAAATGTGTGACTTGGATAGTTTCTGTGAGTTTGATGTTGATCTTGCTGAATTTGCAGCTAATGTTGAAAGTTTACTTGGTGTTGGGAGTAGTGAGATTCAAGAGAATTCATCAGGACAAGTGTTTGATTATAAACAAGAGAATGAAATGGATGCATCCAAAAGTGAAATGTTAAAGGTTAAGGATGAAGAACTTGATGATTTGGAATCAGTTTTTGACATGACAAGTGATGATGTTTTTCATTGGAATATTGATAATAATGATGTATCACTAGCACAACAAGAGAAAGAGTATATGCCTTTGAGTAATAGTAGTGTTGGTTATAGTGAGAGCGTTATTACTAAAGAAGAAacaaagagagagagatttttGAGACTAAACTATGAAGAGGTTATTACTGAATGGAGCAGGCAAGGTTCTCCTTCTCCATGGACTACTGCAAACCCTCCTAAGTTCAATTGTGATGATGATTCATGGCAAAACTTATTG GGTTCAAGTGGTGTAGAAGGAGAAGTAAGAAGCTTAAGGGGGCAATTAATGGGAAGTGGTGGAGATGGAGGAAGAGAAGCAAGAGTATCAAGGTacagagagaaaagaagaacaCGTTTGTTTGCAAAGAAGATAAGATATGAAGTAAGGAAATTGAATGCAGAAAAGAGACCAAGAATGAAAGGTCGTTTTGTTAAGAGGACAGCATGTTTTGCTGGAGGAGCAACTTCTTTTCCAACTAATTACCACTGA